In one Magallana gigas chromosome 7, xbMagGiga1.1, whole genome shotgun sequence genomic region, the following are encoded:
- the LOC105344034 gene encoding ankyrin repeat domain-containing protein 29 — protein sequence MSLKKETPSDQQLHLAALQGNIEQLKRVLDSGKVHVDCKDKEGTTPLILSAANNHLECVKELLKQGADPSARRLTGTCALFFAAQGGFLDIVRVLLDSGASLDLASYDGGTPLFVACQCNHLDVVEELLSRGADLHAQMIDGATPLFITAQNGHLHLLKYLISRGADVNVKRQDQATPLWIASQMGHTSVVKELLSSGADVDAIREDGATPLFKACHKGHLDVAEQLLKHKPNLGLLQNGETPLHAAALFGHMKVMKLLMSYGVDTRLKNKEGKTAGELAQDAGYDYIAKFINSYQTSQDRKSPTTPP from the exons ATGTCCTTAAAG AAGGAAACACCCTCTGACCAGCAGCTTCATTTAGCTGCTTTACAAGGGAATATAGAACAACTAAAGCGTGTTCTGGACAGTGGAAAAGTACATGTGGATTGCAAAGATAAG GAAGGAACAACTCCATTGATTTTGTCTGCAGCGAACAACCATCTTGAGTGTGTGAAAGAACTCTTGAAGCAAGGTGCAGATCCATCAGCTCGAAGACTG ACAGGTACTTGTGCCCTGTTCTTTGCCGCTCAAGGAGGATTTTTGGACATTGTCCGTGTTTTGTTGGACAGTGGAGCTTCTCTGGATTTGGCAAGCTAT GATGGAGGGACCCCCTTGTTTGTAGCCTGTCAGTGTAATCACCTGGATGTCGTGGAGGAGTTACTCAGCCGGGGGGCAGATCTCCACGCACAAATGATTGATGGGGCCACACCTCTGTTCATCACTGCACAAAACGGTCACCTTCATCTGTTGAAATACCTCATCAGTCGTGGGGCTGATGTCAATGTCAAAAGACAG GATCAAGCCACACCTTTGTGGATAGCTTCACAAATGGGACATACTTCTGTCGTCAAAGAGCTTCTGTCATCTGGTGCTGATGTAGATGCCATAAGAGAG GATGGAGCCACGCCCCTCTTTAAAGCCTGTCACAAAGGCCATTTAGATGTTGCGGAACAGCTTCTGAAACACAAACCTAACTTGGGACTATTGCAG AATGGCGAGACCCCACTCCATGCTGCTGCCTTGTTTGGACACATGAAAGTGATGAAGCTCCTCATGTCCTATGGTGTAGACACAAGGCTCAAAAACAAG GAGGGAAAAACTGCAGGAGAACTTGCTCAAGATGCTGGATATGACTACATTGCCAAATTTATCAACAGTTACCAAACCAGTCAAGACAGAAAAAGCCCCACTACTCCTCCTTAA
- the LOC105344033 gene encoding small ribosomal subunit protein eS21, which yields MQNETGEFVDMYIPRKCSASNRIIAAKDHASIQINIADVDPTTGRMTGSNTTYAICGNIRRMGESDDSLIRLAKRDHLIAQNF from the exons ATGCAGAACGAAACTGGAGAGTTTGTGGATATGTACATCCCAAGAAAATG CTCTGCAAGTAACAGAATTATTGCTGCAAAGGACCATGCTTCTATCCAGATCAACATCGCTGAT GTGGATCCCACCACTGGACGCATGACTGGATCCAACACAACATATGCCATCTGTGGAAATATCAGGCGAATG GGAGAATCAGATGACTCCTTGATCAGACTGGCTAAAAGAGATCACCTCATAGCCCA GAACTTCTGA